The Hemiscyllium ocellatum isolate sHemOce1 chromosome 17, sHemOce1.pat.X.cur, whole genome shotgun sequence genome has a segment encoding these proteins:
- the sult5a1 gene encoding sulfotransferase family 5A, member 1 isoform X2 → MHYAEEFKFHDTDILIVTYPKSGTTWMQEILTLICSDGNQAPAKTIPNWIRTPWIEHYYCEDILQDKLDNRIITTHLPFHILSKSLKQSNTKVIYVARNPMDIVVSFYHFHKMAKFLPEPGTFGEFLEKFLLGKVHFGSWFEHIKDWLSHREEFNFLFITYEELKKDLRCSVEKLCKFLERSLLPDVVDTIVWHCSFTNMKDNQMINYTLVPNEIMDHQRGKFMRKGKVGDWKEHFTEEQKQHFEKVFQEKMRDMDIRFIWSL, encoded by the exons tgacacagATATTCTGATTGTTACGTACCCCAAATCAG GTACAACGTGGATGCAGGAAATTCTCACACTTATTTGTAGTGATGGAAACCAGGCCCCTGCTAAAACCATTCCTAACTGGATTCGAACACCATGGATTGAACATTATTATTGTGAGGACATTCTGCAGGACAAGCTAGATAATCGAATTATTACCACTCACCTACCTTTTCACATCCTCTCCAAGTCCCTCAAACAATCTAATACAAAG GTAATTTATGTTGCAAGAAATCCAATGGACATAGTTGTTTCATTTTATCACTTCCATAAAATGGCAAAATTCCTGCCAGAGCCTGGAACGTTTGGGGAATTTCTCGAAAAATTTCTACTTGGAAAAG TACATTTTGGATCATGGTTTGAACACATAAAAGACTGGCTAAGTCACAGAGAAGAATTCAACTTCTTGTTTATAACCTATGAGGAGCTGAAGAAG GATCTTAGATGCTCTGTTGAAAAGCTCTGCAAATTTTTGGAACGTTCTCTTTTGCCAGATGTTGTGGACACAATTGTATGGCACTGCAGTTTCACAAACATGAAAGATAATCAAATGATTAACTACACACTTGTTCCTAATGAAATTATGGACCATCAAAGAGGCAAATTCATGAGAAAAG GTAAAGTCGGAGACTGGAAGGAACATTTCACAGAAGAACAGAAGCAACACTTTGAGAAGGTTttccaggagaaaatgagggATATGGACATTCGGTTTATCTGGAGTTTATAA